TCCACCCGGCGCATGACTCCCTCGGCGACGCTGCCCAGAAAGAAGTGTTCCAGTCCGGTGCGCCCGTGCGAACTCATGACCACCAGCGAGGCGCCCTGCCGGACCACCTCGTCCGCGATGGCCTGGGCGGTCCGCGGATCGGCGTCATCCAGGCGCACCAGCTGAACGTCCGGATGGTCCAGCGAGTCCCGGGCGTCTTCCAGAATCCGCTGGCCCTCGGCCCTGGCGCGCGCACTTTCCTCGGCTCCGTCGTAGACGTAGGCGGATTCCGCGTAAACCACCACCGGCGGGGGTACCACGTACAGCAGGGTCAGCGAACTGCCGTAACGCCGCGCCAGATCGGCGGCCACCGGCAGGGCCAGGGCGCTCAGGGAACTTCCGTCGATGGGCACGAGAATGTGTTCGAACATCATGGACCTCCTCGGGGCAGGATCTTCCGGGAGGATTACCGGTCCATTACGGGCGCGGCGCTCAGGCGGCGGTCCGCCAGGCCACGCCCGAGGAGCCGGAAACTGCCCCCTCCGCATGTCAATTCCACCAATGCCCATTGTCAGCAACGGCGCCGCGCTGCTAGGCTGCCCCCATGCTGGACATCGCGCCCGACTGGACCGGCGGCATCGACGAATTCGTCGCCACGGCCAACGCCTGGCTGACTCAGTTGCTGCCGGAAGACCGCGCCGCCCGCCCCAAGGACGAGGTCAATGCGCGGCTGGTCCGCCACTACACCACCGTCGGCCTGCTGCCCCTGCCCCGCCGGGAGGGCCGGGAGGCCCGCTACGGACGGCTACACCTGCTGCAACTGCTCGCCCTGCGCCGCCTGATGGCCGACGGCCTGAGCGGCAAGGCGCTGTACAGCACGTTGTCCGGCCAGGACGAAACGGGGCTGGCCCAGCTGGCCCAGGAGGGCGCGACCGGCGAGGCGGCCAGCGGGCCCCCCAGCGACGCGCTGGCCTACCTTCAGAACCTCAAGGCCCAGGCCAAACGTCCCCGGCCCGTGGCCCCCCTGCCCACTTTTTTCCACGCGGCCCCCGTTCCCGAGCTTCAACCCAGACGGCAGCGGCCCTCCAGAGTGGAGGCGACCCCCCTGGTGCGGGTCACTCCCCAGCCCGGCCTGGAACTCACGCTGGGACCGGACTTCACCGCACCCCAGTCGGAAGAGGAGT
Above is a genomic segment from Deinococcus aerophilus containing:
- a CDS encoding universal stress protein, with the protein product MMFEHILVPIDGSSLSALALPVAADLARRYGSSLTLLYVVPPPVVVYAESAYVYDGAEESARARAEGQRILEDARDSLDHPDVQLVRLDDADPRTAQAIADEVVRQGASLVVMSSHGRTGLEHFFLGSVAEGVMRRVDVPVLLVRQPKTSPTRTKHPAAQEAGR
- a CDS encoding MerR family transcriptional regulator, with product MLDIAPDWTGGIDEFVATANAWLTQLLPEDRAARPKDEVNARLVRHYTTVGLLPLPRREGREARYGRLHLLQLLALRRLMADGLSGKALYSTLSGQDETGLAQLAQEGATGEAASGPPSDALAYLQNLKAQAKRPRPVAPLPTFFHAAPVPELQPRRQRPSRVEATPLVRVTPQPGLELTLGPDFTAPQSEEEWTRLLRQVRRAVDAAGQATSERQ